Proteins encoded in a region of the Populus nigra chromosome 3, ddPopNigr1.1, whole genome shotgun sequence genome:
- the LOC133689792 gene encoding E3 ubiquitin-protein ligase UPL4-like isoform X3: MAVLSFVDFFSTSVQRVALSTVVNICKKLPSENFSPFMEAVPRLCNLLQYEDRQLVENVAICLIKIAERVSQLSEMLDELCEHGLINQATHLVQLNSRTTLSQPVYNGLIGLLVKLCSGSVVAFETLYELNISSILKDILTTYDLSHGMSSPHVVDGQGNQVHEVLKLLNVLLPIIARDQDVQQHVLDKETFLANHPKLLQKFGLDIIPSLIQVVNSGANLYVCYGCLCVINKLVYLSKSDMLLELLKNTNIPSFLAGVLTRKDHHVLMLALQIAETILQKLPDVFVNAFIKEGVFFAIDALLVSEKCSQLMFPVCSGIQLPIDAGLKSSSKVVMRCLCYAFDTGQSLSTTERGTCKLEKDSVQNLAKHIRTSCFASELCNSEKGLTDILQKLRALSAELSDLMNMPGNSGSCTQDEEKCYCVLRQIIEKLDGREPVSTFEFIESGIVKILVNYLSNGKYLREKVEPQGTLDDCDVIEKRFEGFARLLLSSPDLSVEFPLSVLIQKLQGALSSLENFPVILSHASKQRSSFAIIPTGHCTSYPCLRVRFVRGKGETCLCDYSEDVVTVDPLSSVDAIEGFLSPKVRIKGTEQIESAAQAMEGALSAENAQFKSPSTANSSQGESSGLMESDSIATDMPVMQEDEANLSQSPLEPDVNLLQRNPDETTSSNTTHNVSVEKIVQSPSCADVTTKSHCPMSCSNGDALPKLVFYLEGQRLDQTLTLYQAILQQKVKADREINSTAKLWTQVHTLTYGIVGDPKDDSPPDHSSSAQNSSMLDQVGAYMQHPAFFSSLFNGELTSDLDKYSPTNDVLFLLKSLEGLNRFIFHLMSRERIHAFAEGLIDNLGYLKVAVRPVSQNEFVSCKLTEKLEQQMRDSLAVSIGGMPVWCNQLMDSCSFLFSFEARCKYFRLSAFGRQQVQPQPSSHNNSGVSRDGLPGAGSLSRKKFLVLRDRVLESAAQMMDSYAHVKAPIEVEYNEEVGTGLGPTLEFYTLVSREFQKSGLGMWRQDHISFTTSETLQAEYSGIVNSSFGLFPRPWPSSVDASDAAQFPEVVKKFFLLGQIVAKALQDGRVMDLPFSKAFYKLILQQELNLYDIQSFDPELGRTLLEFQALVNRKKNMGSAFGENSSSALDACFWNTKIEDLYLDFTLPGYPDYVLSFDEDHKIVNMVNLDAYVSCIVDATIHTGISRQVEAFKSGFNQVFPIKHLMIFTEEELERLLCGEREFWAFNELLDHIKFDHGYTASSPPVVNLLEIIKEFEYEQLRSFLQFVTGAPRLPTGGLASLNPKLTIVRKHCSNCADADLPSVMTCANYLKLPPYSSKDKMKEKLLYAITEGQGSFHLS, encoded by the exons ATGGCAGTTCTAAGTTTTGTAGACTTCTTCTCTACAAGTGTACAA AGAGTTGCACTTTCAACTGTGGTGAACATATGCAAGAAACTGCCATCAGAAAATTTTTCACCATTCATGGAGGCTGTTCCGAGATTATGCAATCTTCTACAATATGAGGATAGGCAG CTTGTCGAAAATGTAGCAATTTGCTTGATCAAAATAGCAGAACGGGTCAGTCAGTTGTCAGAGATGTTGGATGAACTATGCGAGCATGGACTAATCAATCAAGCTACTCATCTAGTGCAATTGAACAGCCGAACAACACTATCTCAGCCAGTATACAAT GGTTTGATTGGGCTTCTTGTCAAACTTTGTTCTGGTTCAGTTGTCGCCTTCGAGACCCTGTATGAGCTCAATATAAGCAGCATTTTGAAGGACATATTAACTACTTATGACCTTTCGCATGGAATGTCTTCTCCTCACGTGGTTGATGGGCAGGGTAACCAG GTACATGAAGTGCTAAAGTTGCTAAATGTGCTTCTCCCTATTATAGCAAGAGATCAAGATGTTCAACAGCATGTGTTGGATAAAGAGACATTTTTGGCTAATCACCCTAAGCTCTTGCAGAAGTTTGGATTGGATATAATTCCCTCGTTGATTCAG GTGGTTAATTCTGGTGCAAATCTATATGTTTGCTATGGCTGCTTATGTGTTATCAACAAGTTGGTTTATCTCAGCAAATCTGACATGCTTCTTGAGTTGCTTAAGAATACAAACATTCCAAG TTTTTTGGCTGGAGTTCTTACCCGTAAGGATCACCATGTGCTGATGTTAGCCCTGCAAATTGCCGAGACAATTCTCCAAAAGCTTCCAGATGTTTTTGTGAACGCTTTCATCAAGGAAGGTGTCTTTTTTGCCATTGATGCCCTTCTCGTGTCAGAAAAATGTTCTCAATTGATGTTCCCGGTGTGCAGTGGCATTCAGCTTCCAATCGATGCTGGTCTAAAATCTTCCTCAAAAGTAGTCATGAGATGTTTATGTTATGCTTTTGATACTGGTCAGTCTCTTTCAACTACAGAAAGAGGAACATGCAAGCTTGAAAAGGACAGTGTTCAAAATCTTGCAAAGCACATCAGAACTAGTTGCTTTGCATCAGAATTATGCAACTCTGAGAAAGGATTGACAGATATCCTTCAGAAGCTTAGGGCTCTTTCAGCTGAATTGAGTGATTTGATGAATATGCCTGGCAATAGTGGCTCTTGCACTCAGGATGAGGAGAAATGTTATTGTGTGTTGCGTCAAATCATTGAAAAGCTTGATGGAAGAGAACCTGTGTCTACTTTTGAATTCATTGAAAGTGGGATTGTGAAGATATTAGTGAATTACTTGTCCAATGGCAAATATCTGAGAGAAAAGGTGGAGCCTCAGGGTACATTGGATGATTGCGACGTAATAGAGAAAAGATTTGAGGGGTTTGCAAGGCTACTTTTATCTTCCCCAGACCTATCTGTAGAGTTTCCTTTATCAGTTTTAATACAGAAATTGCAAGGTGCATTATCTTCTTTGGAGAATTTCCCTGTTATTTTGAGCCATGCATCCAAGCAAAGATCCTCGTTTGCAATCATTCCTACTGGACATTGCACATCTTATCCGTGCCTAAGAGTACGTTTTGTCAGGGGAAAGGGTGAGACATGCCTCTGCGACTACTCTGAAGATGTTGTGACAGTAGACCCTCTTTCTTCTGTGGATGCCATTGAAGGATTTTTATCGCCTAAAGTTAGAATAAAAGGAACAGAGCAAATAGAATCAGCTGCTCAAGCTATGGAAGGCGCGTTGTCAGCAGAAAATGCACAGTTCAAATCACCATCAACTGCAAACTCCAGTCAAGGGGAAAGTTCAGGACTCATGGAGTCTGATAGTATTGCTACTGATATGCCTGTAATGCAG GAAGATGAAGCTAACCTATCTCAGTCTCCACTGGAACCAGATGTAAATTTGTTGCAGAGAAATCCTGATGAAACAACATCCTCAAATACTACTCATAAT GTCTCAGTGGAGAAAATAGTGCAGTCTCCTTCATGTGCTGATGTCACTACAAAAAGTCATTGTCCTATGTCCTGTAGCAATGGAGATGCTCTGCCGAAACTGGTATTTTACCTAGAAGGGCAGCGGCTGGACCAAACTTTGACTCTTTACCAGGCAATTCTCCAGCAAAAAGTTAAAGCAGACCGTGAAATTAACAGCACTGCAAAGCTGTGGACTCAAGTACACACCTTGACTTACGGAATAGTTGGGGACCCTAAAGATGATAGTCCTCCAGATCATTCTAGTTCAGCTCAAAATTCCTCTATGTTAGATCAAGTTGGGGCTTATATGCAGCATCCTGCATTTTTCTCAAGCTTGTTTAATGGCGAACTCACTTCTGACCTGGATAAGTATAGTCCTACTAATGATGTATTGTTTCTGCTTAAAAGTTTAGAAGGTTTAAACAGGTTTATATTTCATCTGATGTCTCGTGAAAGAATCCATGCATTTGCTGAAGGGCTGATTGACAATTTGGGTTATTTAAAGGTAGCAGTTCGCCCAGTATCACAAAATGAATTTGTGAGCTGTAAGTTGACCGAGAAATTGGAGCAACAGATGCGGGATTCTCTGGCTGTGTCCATAGGTGGCATGCCTGTATGGTGCAATCAGCTCATGGATTCATGCTCCTTTTTGTTTAGCTTTGAGGCTAGATGTAAATATTTCCGGTTGTCAGCATTCGGCCGTCAGCAAGTTCAACCACAGCCATCATCACATAATAATTCAGGTGTCTCAAGGGACGGACTACCAGGTGCTGGCAGTTTGTCCCGTAAGAAATTCCTAGTTTTGCGTGACCGAGTTCTGGAGTCTGCTGCCCAGATGATGGATAGTTATGCTCATGTTAAAGCACCTATTGAAGTGGAATATAATGAAGAAGTTGGTACTGGTCTCGGTCCAACCTTGGAATTTTATACTCTGGTTAGTCGTGAGTTTCAGAAGTCTGGCCTTGGTATGTGGAGGCAGGATCATATTTCATTTACCACCAGCGAGACCCTGCAGGCTGAATACTCTGGAATTGTGAACTCTTCATTTGGACTTTTTCCTCGCCCATGGCCGTCTTCAGTGGATGCATCTGATGCGGCACAGTTTCCTGAAGTTGTTAAAAAGTTTTTCCTTCTGGGACAAATTGTAGCCAAGGCTCTTCAAGATGGGAGGGTGATGGATCTACCATTCTCTAAAGCCTTCTATAAGCTTATTCTTCAGCAG GAACTTAATTTGTATGACATCCAGTCCTTTGATCCTGAGCTTGGTAGGACATTGCTAGAGTTCCAGGCTCTTgtcaacaggaaaaaaaatatgggatCAGCCTTTGGAGAAAACTCATCTTCTGCTCTAGATGCATGCTTTTGGAACACCAAAATCGAGGATCTTTATCTTGACTTTACTCTTCCTGGGTATCCTGATTACGTACTTAGTTTTGATGAAGATCACAAAATT GTGAATATGGTTAACTTGGATGCTTATGTTTCTTGCATTGTGGATGCTACTATACacacaggaatttccagacaAGTTGAAGCATTCAAGTCTGGATTTAACCAG GTTTTTCCTATTAAACATCTTATGATTTTCACCGAGGAGGAACTTGAGCGTTTGCTATGTGGAGAACGTGAATTTTGGGCT TTCAATGAGCTTTTGGACCATATCAAGTTTGATCATGGATACACTGCTAGCAGCCCTCCTGTTGTTAAT TTACTGGAAATCATAAAGGAATTCGAATACGAACAACTACGATCATTTCTACAGTTTGTAACCGGGGCACCTCGGCTACCTACAGGAGGCTTGGCATCTCTGAATCCAAAATTGACCATTGTCCGGAAG CATTGTAGCAACTGTGCGGATGCGGACCTTCCCAGTGTGATGACTTGTGCCAATTATCTGAAGTTGCCACCTTACTCGTCGAAA GACAAGATGAAAGAGAAACTTCTGTATGCCATAACAGAGGGTCAAGGATCATTCCACCTCTCGTAG